In Naumovozyma castellii chromosome 1, complete genome, one DNA window encodes the following:
- the SIP3 gene encoding Sip3p (ancestral locus Anc_1.100): MTEGSDGNKPRQLRLISVTFKEASLDSPSFRASVNFFQTRVELFEDWIEKTTDFYDHKYKASFEDFQRAKETLLSQLLPSPVMVSNGFVANQTLTPLLIDSFNKDYMEFSTRIMKIVLGDDISHSANLLELMTIAIEPYRNKRKNFEYYQGKFDSTLATYQSVNVTASNVDPQTIRNDVMQLFEIHKSYLQASLDLISAISLMQLELDRFLMESMSLLKEKSLFTFKESGKVIDLVPSLNEHLDDYSLWVQNSIAGAKALDSDIQHARKQIFEYTLKQITPSNNIEDYNVKSIRSANIINAAKLKTPTSSPDKAGWLFMKTQVGKPGRTIWVRRWCFLSNSVFGLFLLSPSKTYVEETDKFGVLLTNVRYAPDEERKFCFEVRILRNKAIESNGHPAKDISLVFQSDSLSELKSWLTVFESAKKYALSLDSKFFQHEMAFKRFSPKFYEFASSTTTSIDQQITTFDQNSTSLTESLDYSFSEYEILSLTNMKLFKFQMVMTPICTKMTQLAILSNHFTKGSWFPNAILANVWGVTNWSEYSVFHDTNKSNPPLILHKSQKALNAMTSTVYPSYYPNDLKITDLQFKNLFFSIDQKLAAQVNEFVLYKFDTFWNPNKRQRFFSTCFITNEHLYYYMNSMGFICLNRLKLGDIVSVEADKSSKNLIKMFDIHGIQIRSYILFTDRRVVVTKIQYLLENNASESPAGIETILKRFAKIDKELQETKLLERIAQEKGNSTPNNESMASNLNKTALETSFWNIDAPTNELITRLKNIEKEFTVTYKHDYDIPAKGLMHILFGDRSEAFPRCLFLADKTSKKNLCWGWKQEKIDENTTQLARTIQFELNKTDSFISDKKFHRNGETEVLKVKQRVVKMLENRYYEIDLDPIIIKVPFCHLLKVTSKYIITETHNTENLKTTNIDLPTKGSMLHLYYKIEFITSKDGKTLTNINMFEKFQKSWVLQFVSSEYLLIRKVIRFYLERIGKHGKVIKAIKICGLLGVSENAEDELKKRDNPEEKIIKKAPYDVRYSCLILVKIFIKLLIYRFMNTLFISIRLVIGVLIQVYLKVKDINRILFLGLVISALFNIFLSGKSVASYWSVRRAENIFEDFMQGAHKGTMQRAISIKDLDLLTNSLATENDNLAFKKFNEEDEARDEQYRETRQELALRRNELLVELRILQNMEREVVQGDYRKFLLQEIDSCTVVKREMNDVWTNDTLLQNYCHSCSSEFDRLKQLLL; encoded by the coding sequence ATGACGGAGGGTTCCGATGGTAATAAGCCCAGGCAATTAAGATTAATTTCCGTCACATTTAAAGAAGCCTCATTGGATTCACCATCGTTTAGAGCTTCAGTGAATTTTTTCCAAACAAGAGTGGagttatttgaagattggATTGAGAAGACTACTGATTTCTATGATCATAAATATAAGGCATCATTTGAAGACTTCCAGCGTGCAAAGGAGACTTTGTTATCTCAATTATTGCCCTCACCTGTGATGGTAAGTAATGGGTTTGTCGCAAATCAGACTCTGACGCCCTTACTTATTGATAGTTTTAATAAAGATTATATGGAATTCTCTACAAGAATTATGAAGATTGTTCTAGGTGACGATATAAGTCATTCGGCCAATTTATTAGAATTGATGACTATAGCCATTGAACCATATAGAAATAAGAGAAAAAATTTCGAATATTACCAAGGTAAATTCGATTCCACTTTGGCTACGTATCAAAGTGTTAATGTGACGGCATCTAATGTAGATCCACAAACAATACGAAATGACGTTATgcaattatttgaaattcacAAAAGTTACCTCCAAGCCTCTTTGGACCTAATTAGTGCAATTTCATTGATGCAGTTGGAATTAGATAGGTTCTTGATGGAATCAATGTCCCTGTTGAAGGAGAAGAGCTTATTTACTTTTAAAGAATCAGGAAAAGTTATTGATTTGGTACCGTCATTGAATGAACATTTGGATGATTATTCCTTGTGGGTTCAAAATTCTATTGCCGGGGCCAAGGCTTTAGATTCTGATATTCAACATGCCAGAAAGCAAATTTTCGAATATACTTTGAAACAAATCACACCATCAAATAACATAGAAGATTATAACGTGAAAAGTATACGGTCAGCAAATATAATTAATGCTGCAAAATTGAAGACTCCTACAAGTTCACCTGATAAGGCAGGTTGGCTTTTTATGAAGACACAAGTGGGAAAGCCAGGAAGAACTATTTGGGTGAGAAGATGGTGctttctttccaattcgGTGTTCGGACTATTCTTACTTTCACCATCCAAAACATATGTTGAAGAGACTGATAAGTTTGGTGTCTTATTAACCAATGTTCGTTATGCTCCTGATGAAGAACGtaaattttgttttgaagTTCGTATTTTGCGTAATAAAGCAATTGAATCCAATGGCCATCCAGCAAAGGATATCTCTCTGGTGTTCCAATCTGATAGTCTTTCAGAATTGAAATCCTGGTTAACCGTTTTTGAGTCGGCAAAGAAATATGCTTTATCTTTAGATTCTAAGTTTTTCCAACATGAAATGGCATTTAAGAGATTTTCACCTAAATTTTATGAATTTGCATCGAGTACTACAACAAGTATAGATCAACAGATTACAACGTTTGATCAAAATTCTACATCATTGACTGAATCATTGGATTACTCCTTCTCTGaatatgaaattttgtcattaacaaatatgaaactattcaaatttcaaatggtAATGACCCCAATATGTACCAAGATGACTCAATTGGCTATCTTATCAAACCATTTCACTAAGGGAAGTTGGTTCCCAAATGCAATCCTAGCGAACGTCTGGGGTGTGACTAATTGGAGTGAGTATTCAGTATTCCATGATACCAATAAATCAAATCCTCCTCTTATATTGCACAAATCTCAAAAGGCTTTGAATGCAATGACATCTACAGTTTACCCATCATATTATCCAaatgatttaaaaattACAGATTTACAATTCAAAaaccttttcttttccataGACCAAAAGTTGGCAGCTCAAGtaaatgaatttgttcTCTATAAGTTTGATACTTTTTGGAATCCAAATAAAAGACAAAGATTCTTTTCCACATGTTTTATCACCAATGAACATCTCTATTACTACATGAATTCCATGGGGTTCATATGTTTGAATAGATTGAAATTGGGGGATATCGTATCAGTGGAAGCAGATAAATCGTCtaagaatttgataaagatgTTTGATATTCATGGGATCCAAATAAGATCATACATTCTTTTCACAGATCGTAGAGTTGTGGTGACAAAAATTCAATACttattagaaaataatGCCTCAGAATCACCAGCAGGAATAGAAACCATATTGAAGAGATTTGCCAAAATTGATAAGGAGTTACAAGAAACAAAGTTACTTGAAAGAATTGCTCAAGAGAAGGGTAATTCCACTCCAAACAATGAATCAATGGCAtccaatttaaataaaactGCCCTAGAGACAAGTTTCTGGAATATTGATGCTCCCACTAATGAACTTATCACAAGATTgaaaaacattgaaaaagaattcACTGTCACTTATAAGCATGATTATGATATTCCTGCCAAGGGGTTAATGCATATTTTGTTTGGTGATAGGTCTGAAGCATTTCCACgttgtttatttttagCTGATAAAACaagtaaaaaaaatttatgtTGGGGTTGGAAGCAAGAGAAAATTGACGAAAATACGACGCAGTTAGCCCGTActattcaatttgaattaaataaaactGATAGTTTTATTAGTGATAAGAAATTCCATCGTAATGGTGAAACGGAAGTATTAAAAGTGAAACAAAGAGTCGTGAAAATGTTGGAAAATAGATActatgaaattgatttggatcctattattattaaagtTCCATTTTGTCATCTTTTGAAAGTGACAagtaaatatattattactgAGACTCACAATAcagaaaatttgaaaacgaCCAACATAGACTTGCCAACAAAGGGATCCATGTTACATTTATACTATaagattgaatttatcACCTCAAAAGATGGTAAAACTCTGACTAACATAAAtatgtttgaaaaattccaaaagaGCTGggttcttcaatttgttaGTAGTGAATATCTTCTAATTAGAAAGGTGATACGGTTTTACCTTGAAAGAATTGGTAAGCATGGTAAAGTGATTAAAGCCATCAAAATATGCGGTTTGTTGGGTGTTTCAGAAAATGCAGAGGATGAGCTTAAGAAGAGGGATAATCCAGAAgagaaaattattaagaagGCGCCCTATGATGTGAGATACTCTTGCCTCATATTGgtaaaaatattcatcaaattgTTGATCTATCGTTTCATGAATACCTTATTTATTAGTATCAGATTGGTTATTGGTGTTTTAATCCAAGTATATCTAAAGGTAAAAGATATTAACAGAATTCTATTTCTAGGACTTGTTATTTCTgctcttttcaatatatttctctCAGGGAAAAGTGTTGCTTCATATTGGTCAGTTAGACGAGCAGAAAACATATTTGAAGACTTCATGCAAGGAGCACATAAAGGAACTATGCAAAGAGCCATTTCCATCAAAGATCTTGATTTATTGACAAACAGTTTGGCAactgaaaatgataatttagccttcaagaaattcaacGAGGAAGATGAGGCCAGGGATGAGCAATATAGGGAGACTCGCCAAGAATTAGCATTAAGAAGAAACGAACTATTAGTTGAATTAAGAATCTTACAAAATATGGAAAGGGAAGTTGTTCAAGGTGATTACAGAAAGTTCCTACTTCAAGAGATAGATAGTTGCACCGTTGTGAAGAGAGAAATGAATGACGTCTGGACAAACGACACTCTTTTACAAAATTACTGCCATAGCTGTAGCTCAGAATTCGACAgattgaaacaattattgCTGTGA
- the FOL1 gene encoding trifunctional dihydropteroate synthetase/dihydrohydroxymethylpterin pyrophosphokinase/dihydroneopterin aldolase FOL1 (ancestral locus Anc_1.104) produces MLRTISNTVNNDSIIVKNLKLQSIVGLDAWNARNPQTCLISMTLNTNFKESSATDDLKFSLNYAVLCNDITNLAQSKKEWKSVYAFSNAISSYTMNKYEQVDKLNLDVQLTNAHLRTQNVSFQVGIDRNDKIPASKYMLIKNLDLFTLIGVFNFERLQKQKLSLDIKLPVTDEHSDIPFKTIIDKVVTYTEGANFKTVEALGECIIKLVSQDPFYQDTAFLHSLIEVTVIKHNAITETDGVGISCARSPEEVVSNPTIKLNGTKESSESNGYNMPVDQSTAIATTSTDINTKYNTAYLAFGSNVGDRVSNIKLAFDALKRENEKIVILDQSSFFESEPMYFKDQEPFINGCIKIKTILSPHELLRVCKHIEYEVLGRVKHFDNGPRSIDLDIVLYQNADNEPILINDEDLIIPHPRMLERSFVLEPLCQLLPPTTRHPITAEPIWNHLDELYAKGNDEDNLWLVTPLPGKTLNTKKEKFLKFKTVTVKDPITNLSKRESVSPTYIMHILNVTPDSFSDGGKYYSPENISTTLHHLVQVTQEVLKLHDCIIIDVGGCSTRPNSEQVSEKNELGRVIPIISAIRTCKELPKDKVIISVDTYRSTVSQQAFEAGADIVNDISGGAFDSNMFSQSARIGGGYVLSHTRGTISTMNKLTDYTWKNTDVMEGKYVHYISGKEIDPKNEQLTLITTIGQELSVRFLAALDSGLHRGQMILDPGLGFAKNLDQNLEIIRTIPLLKNYSCVTPDGRFVTFKNLPILLGPSRKKFIGTITMEPEPHNRDFATGSVVASCIGYGTDIVRVHDSINCSKSVKIADKIYKKV; encoded by the coding sequence ATGCTTAGAACGATATCGAACACAGTGAATAATGACAGCATCATcgtgaaaaatttgaaattacaaagCATTGTAGGGTTAGATGCATGGAATGCAAGAAATCCTCAGACATGTCTGATATCCATGACATTAAAcacaaatttcaaagaaagttCTGCCActgatgatttgaaattctcATTGAACTACGCTGTGTTGTGTAATGACATAACAAATTTGGCCCAATCTAAGAAGGAATGGAAAAGTGTATATGCGTTTAGTAATGCAATTAGTTCTTATACTATGAACAAGTACGAACAGGTAGACAAGTTGAACCTTGACGTGCAGCTGACAAACGCTCATCTGCGAACTCAAAACGTATCATTCCAAGTTGGTATTGATAGAAACGATAAGATTCCTGCATCTAAATATATGCTtataaaaaatttagatttaTTTACATTGATTGGTGtcttcaattttgaaagacTACAGAAACAAAAACTTTCACTTGATATTAAATTACCTGTCACTGACGAACACTCTGATATCCCATTCAAAACTATTATTGATAAGGTTGTGACATACACGGAGGGTGCAAATTTTAAGACAGTGGAAGCATTGGGGGAATGTATTATTAAGCTTGTTTCCCAAGATCCTTTTTATCAGGATACGGCTTTCTTGCATTCTCTTATAGAAGTCACGGTTATTAAACATAATGCCATCACTGAAACTGATGGTGTCGGTATATCATGTGCAAGATCTCCAGAAGAGGTAGTTTCTAATCCAACCATCAAATTGAATGGAACTAAAGAAAGTAGTGAATCAAATGGGTATAACATGCCCGTGGACCAATCTACTGCCATTGCAACAACCAGCACAGATATAAACACCAAATATAATACTGCATATCTAGCATTTGGATCCAATGTGGGTGACAGGGTCTCCAATATTAAATTGGCTTTCGATGCATTGAAACGAGAGAACGAAAAGATTGTAATTTTGGATCAATCTTCATTTTTCGAGAGTGAACCCATGTATTTTAAGGACCAAGAACCCTTCATTAACGGTTGTATCAAAATTAAGACAATACTTTCGCCTCATGAATTGCTACGTGTTTGCAAACATATCGAATATGAAGTCTTGGGGAGAGTGAAGCATTTCGATAATGGTCCTAGatcaattgatttggatATTGTCCTGTATCAAAACGCAGACAATGAGCCTATATTGATTAATGACGAAGATTTGATCATCCCACACCCTCGTATGTTAGAGAGAAGTTTTGTCCTAGAACCACTCTGTCAACTACTTCCTCCAACGACTCGACATCCTATTACAGCAGAACCAATCTGGAATCATCTAGATGAACTATATGCGAAGGGCAACGATGAGGACAATTTATGGCTAGTAACACCACTACCTGGGAAGACTCTCAATAcgaagaaggaaaaatttcttaaattcaAGACTGTTACAGTAAAGGACCCTATTACTAACTTATCCAAACGAGAATCTGTTTCACCTACATATATCATGCACATTTTAAATGTAACACCAGATTCGTTCTCTGATGGAGGGAAATATTATTCACCTGAAAATATCTCGACCACATTACATCACCTCGTACAGGTTACCCAGGAGGTTTTGAAGTTACAtgattgtattattattgacGTTGGTGGTTGTTCTACTCGCCCCAACTCTGAACAGGTATCTGAAAAGAATGAGTTGGGTAGAGTTATCCCAATTATTTCCGCTATAAGAACATGCAAAGAATTACCCAAGGATAAAGTGATTATTTCAGTCGATACGTATCGTAGCACGGTTAGCCAACAAGCTTTTGAAGCGGGTGCTGATATTGTCAACGACATTTCAGGTGGTGCTTTTGATTCTAACATGTTCTCGCAATCTGCCCGTATTGGAGGTGGTTATGTCTTGTCACATACCAGGGGGACTATCTCCACTATGAACAAACTGACAGATTATACTTGGAAAAATACAGACGTTATGGAAGGAAAATATGTTCATTACATTAGTGGTAAGGAGATAGACCCTAAGAATGAACAATTGACTTTAATTACCACTATTGGCCAAGAATTAAGTGTACGTTTCCTTGCCGCATTGGATAGTGGCCTACATCGTGGACAAATGATATTGGATCCAGGTCTTGGATTTGCTAAGAATTTGGAccaaaatttggaaattattcGTACTATCccattattaaaaaattattcatgTGTGACACCGGATGGTCGTTTTGTCACTTTTAAGAATCTACCAATCTTGTTAGGTCcttcaagaaagaaattcatAGGAACCATTACTATGGAACCAGAGCCACATAATAGAGATTTCGCCACTGGTTCCGTAGTTGCTTCTTGCATTGGTTATGGCACAGATATAGTTAGGGTACATGACTCAATCAATTGCTCCAAGAGTGTGAAAATAGCCGATAAGATATATAAGAAAGTGTAA
- the GIS2 gene encoding mRNA-binding translational activator GIS2 (ancestral locus Anc_1.105), whose product MSQKACFVCGKIGHLAEDCDSEKLCYNCNKPGHVQSECPEPRTVEHKQCYNCGETGHVKSECTVQRCYNCNQTGHISKDCPEPRKPREPRNNGRFGANRHGMTCYKCGEPNHMAKDCPQSESKCYSCGKFGHMSRDCPDGPKEKVCYNCNETGHISRDCPN is encoded by the coding sequence ATGTCTCAAAAGGCTTGTTTCGTGTGTGGTAAGATCGGTCATTTAGCCGAAGATTGTGATTCTGAAAAGTTGTGTTACAACTGTAACAAACCAGGTCACGTTCAATCCGAATGTCCAGAACCAAGAACTGTTGAACACAAGCAATGTTACAACTGTGGTGAAACCGGTCACGTCAAGAGTGAATGTACCGTTCAACGTTGTTACAACTGTAACCAAACCGGTCACATTTCAAAGGACTGCCCTGAACCAAGAAAGCCAAGAGAACCTCGTAACAACGGTAGATTTGGTGCTAACAGACACGGTATGACCTGTTACAAGTGTGGTGAACCAAACCACATGGCTAAGGATTGTCCTCAATCCGAATCCAAGTGTTACTCCTGTGGTAAGTTTGGTCACATGTCCAGAGACTGTCCAGATGGTCCAAAGGAAAAGGTTTGTTACAACTGTAACGAAACTGGTCACATTTCCAGAGATTGTCCAAACTAA
- the RTC4 gene encoding Rtc4p (ancestral locus Anc_1.106): MTTTMRSHRKSKIYNGNVGKNTKDILQRAKVKKRPIDLVLNDLKESFSSDGNESTSTNDEELYPDKSKRLKDAKKALLSLDSDVMHALEEHSSTSSDEEASKSRGRKERENEEVVLGPDAIKLVQSIETDKIQPALELNKQLSDLNDDNDAIDGFVDKVIEKRRKEDEQRHIKPKTTRDEILKKYRVRKRYMKKFKLPSLLYGAEIIEKIQPHLPVVTDILTGRLNSPFYYEAKQIFQKSSKPFLSVEEFRSLDLNNFLAGFYGFKRQMKVGEEILSKYSSDLKKSKSPTLQWWGAEDFANYVLAPEVLVSLCIAEMKLPKKNGTMEKSRLKVHDLFEDTVEYGIEVADSDPLEAWEVPTEVDQLKELGLDPQKYGSSMWHHTIE; this comes from the coding sequence ATGACCACTACCATGAGATCCCACCGAAAAAGCAAGATTTATAATGGGAACGTGGGTAAGAATACAAAAGATATCTTGCAACGAGCAAAGGTGAAAAAGAGACCCATTGATCTTGTCCTTAATGATCTCAAAGAGTCCTTTAGCTCAGATGGCAATGAAAGTACATCCaccaatgatgaagaactATACCCAGATAAATCCAAAAGGCTGAAAGATGCTAAAAAGGCACTTTTAAGCTTGGACAGTGACGTGATGCATGCTTTGGAAGAACACAGCTCAACTTCctctgatgaagaagctTCAAAATCTAGGGGAAGGAAGGAGAGGGAAAATGAAGAGGTGGTATTGGGCCCAGATGCTATTAAGTTAGTTCAAAGTATAGAAACGGATAAGATTCAACCTGCCCTAGAACTTAACAAACAGTTATCTGACCTTAACGATGATAACGATGCTATTGATGGATTTGTTGACaaagttattgaaaagagaaggaaagaaGATGAGCAGCGTCACATCAAACCCAAGACTACTAGAGATgagattttgaagaagtatAGGGTAAGAAAGCGCTacatgaagaaatttaaactTCCTTCTTTGTTATACGGGGCAGAGATAATTGAGAAGATACAACCTCATTTACCAGTAGTGACGGATATCCTGACTGGGAGACTCAATTCACCCTTTTATTACGAGGCCAAGCAAATCTTTCAGAAATCTTCGAAACCCTTCTTGTCCGTGGAAGAATTTAGATCTTTGGATTTGAACAATTTTCTAGCAGGGTTCTACGGTTTTAAAAGACAGATGAAAGTGGGGGAGGAAATACTCAGTAAATATTCAAgtgatttgaagaaaagcAAGTCCCCGACTCTTCAATGGTGGGGGGCTGAGGATTTTGCCAACTATGTATTAGCACCTGAGGTACTAGTGTCCCTATGTATTGCTGAAATGAAGTTACCCAAGAAGAATGGAACCATGGAGAAATCACGCTTGAAGGTCCACGATTTATTTGAGGATACTGTGGAATACGGTATCGAAGTTGCGGATTCGGATCCCCTGGAAGCATGGGAGGTCCCCACAGAGGTAGATCAATTAAAAGAGTTGGGACTGGACCCTCAGAAGTATGGTAGCAGCATGTGGCACCACACAATAGAGTGA
- the TEX1 gene encoding Tex1p (ancestral locus Anc_1.107) gives MSNAQSFVDQRTIDSPMANAMTTKFLQELKAEKIQDERYTRAITRTHSRFTSSITPNEVLALQFHPSGAYLAYGRMDGSLTVWVLQGHSFNKAKNCYIPDANGNDKVINDLSFNPSELNEFATVSNSNEIFIWNIQNDSSPTVNKLRTLSLPSSKVKVNRCAYDPRGIWFFAATKSDCLYIYNVKEEHSMVASLPVHSISDENDTIYSISWDNSGKFIFIGFRSGKLALLEVSDDTGEMTFKLIVQAHRSAISVIKMDPVGRFVITGSTDGSCALWDTSTLTCSLIIDDMEGAVISMDVDHLGKILAVCSTDDLVRFYNINDGTLWKTENMQKFNSELVVRFYPRKSWFILSGENDTLESYCGPVSITDPLLLWKSDYANKLSSLNTRGNNKSHRNLEHPHSDISSRSKSGGNGSSNSKRPYKQEREKMRERERDRSRDRFSVQKPQQRNLPGKPSRFNI, from the coding sequence ATGTCTAACGCTCAATCCTTTGTGGACCAAAGAACAATTGACTCACCAATGGCAAATGCCATGACAACCAAGTTCTTGCAGGAGTTGAAAGCTGAAAAGATACAGGATGAAAGATATACCCGTGCCATCACAAGAACACATTCACGTTTCACATCGTCAATTACACCAAATGAAGTTCTAGCGTTGCAATTCCATCCATCGGGTGCTTATTTGGCATATGGAAGAATGGATGGATCGCTCACTGTCTGGGTCTTACAGGGCCATTCATTCAATAAGGCTAAGAATTGTTATATTCCAGATGCAAATGGGAACGATAAAGTCATCAATGACTTATCCTTCAATCCATCCGAACTGAATGAATTTGCTACTGTAAGCAATTccaatgaaatattcatttGGAACATCCAGAATGATTCTTCCCCTACAGTGAATAAATTACGTACGCTAAGCCTACCTTCAAGTAAAGTGAAAGTTAATAGATGTGCATACGATCCAAGGGGTATTTGGTTCTTTGCCGCCACCAAATCAGATtgtctatatatatacaatgTGAAAGAGGAACATTCAATGGTTGCGTCGTTACCTGTACACAGTATAtctgatgaaaatgatacaaTATATTCCATTTCATGGGATAACTCAGGGAAGTTTATATTTATTGGGTTTAGAAGTGGGAAGTTAGCTTTGCTAGAGGTTTCTGATGATACTGGAGAAATGACTTTTAAATTGATCGTGCAGGCTCATAGATCTGCCATCTCTGTGATAAAGATGGATCCTGTCGGGAGATTTGTTATAACCGGAAGTACGGATGGATCATGTGCATTATGGGATACTTCAACCTTAACTTGTTCTCTCattattgatgatatgGAAGGTGCAGTGATATCCATGGACGTGGACCATTTGGGAAAGATTCTTGCCGTTTGTTCCACGGATGATCTGGTAAGATTCTATAATATAAATGATGGAACTCTTTGGAAAACAGAAAATATGcaaaaattcaattctgAGCTAGTCGTTAGATTTTACCCCAGAAAATCATGGTTTATACTTTCGGGGGAAAATGATACGCTAGAAAGCTATTGTGGACCAGTATCCATAACAGATCCATTACTGCTCTGGAAGTCAGATTATGCTAATAAATTATCTAGTTTAAACACACGTGGAAATAATAAGTCACATCGGAATTTAGAGCATCCACACAGTGATATTAGTTCTCGTAGTAAAAGTGGGGGGAATGGCTCctcaaattcaaagagaCCTTATAAGCAAGAAAGAGAGAAAATGAGGGAAAGAGAGCGAGACAGAAGCAGAGATAGATTTTCTGTACAGAAGCCACAGCAACGTAATCTGCCAGGTAAACCTAGTAGatttaatatataa
- the MRPL17 gene encoding mitochondrial 54S ribosomal protein mL46 (ancestral locus Anc_1.108): MSIPVIRKPAIRAGLILSRTPIIAPELTKLESQYYAYQSELEKRLMWTFPAYYYFKRGSLASHRFIKAQKWPVSKAPGVWYPRGVPDIRHGRERRLKQEVVLPKEKKDVTESTGSTGGSESVTDLTDASRPIVPNSRITEADKLNDLKSLERQLSRTLYLLVQDKSLGKWIFPSFDVVKDTTEEVKPLHEVAEDGLRSLVGPNINTWTVSGTPASVLKQENDVYEFLIKSHILAGNLELTKKGLEQIGEYAWLTRDEIKEHVETSYFENVEFLLAK, from the coding sequence ATGTCTATACCAGTGATTCGAAAACCAGCTATAAGGGCAGGCTTAATCTTGTCTCGAACACCAATAATCGCGCCGGAATTGACTAAATTAGAATCTCAATACTATGCATATCAATCGGAATTAGAGAAGAGATTAATGTGGACGTTCCCAGCATACTACTATTTTAAGAGGGGTTCATTGGCATCACATCGTTTTATTAAGGCCCAGAAATGGCCCGTGAGTAAAGCTCCTGGAGTTTGGTATCCTAGGGGTGTTCCTGATATCAGGCATGGAAGAGAGAGAAGATTGAAACAAGAGGTTGTTTTGCccaaagaaaagaaggacGTGACAGAAAGTACTGGCAGTACTGGAGGAAGTGAGTCAGTAACTGATTTAACTGATGCTTCTAGACCGATTGTCCCCAATTCAAGGATTACAGAGGCAgacaaattgaatgatttaaAGAGTCTCGAGAGACAACTATCAAGAACGTTGTATTTGCTAGTGCAAGACAAATCGCTAGGTAAATGGATATTCCCAAGCTTTGATGTAGTAAAAGACACGACGGAAGAGGTGAAACCATTACATGAAGTTGCAGAAGACGGATTAAGATCTCTTGTTGGACCCAACATAAACACGTGGACGGTGTCAGGAACACCAGCTTCTGTATTAAAGCAGGAAAATGACGTCTAtgaatttttaattaaatcacATATACTGGCAGGTAATTTGGAATTGACGAAAAAAGGCCTAGAACAAATTGGTGAATATGCATGGCTAACAAGAGATGAGATAAAGGAACATGTTGAAACAAGTTATTTTGAGAACGTTGAATTCTTACTAGCCAAATGA